A genomic stretch from Larimichthys crocea isolate SSNF chromosome XXII, L_crocea_2.0, whole genome shotgun sequence includes:
- the gjb1a gene encoding connexin 27.5 isoform X3 — protein MNWASFYAVISGVNRHSTGIGRIWLSVLFIFRILVLVVAAESVWGDEKSGFTCNTQQPGCNSVCYDHFFPISHIRLWALQLILVSTPALLVAMHVAHRRHVDKRLYKLSGRSNPKDLEQIKTQKMKITGALWWTYVISLVFRIIFEVTFMYVFYMIYPGYKMIRLVKCDSYPCPNTVDCFVSRPTEKTVFTVFMLAVSGVCILLNIAEVVFLVGKACSKHLNNAGDSTMGAWIQQKLCSY, from the coding sequence ATGAACTGGGCATCATTTTATGCTGTCATTAGCGGTGTGAACAGACACTCCACTGGCATCGGTCGCATCTGGCTCTCTGTCCTGTTTATTTTCCGTATCCTGGTCCTGGTAGTTGCGGCAGAGAGTGTATGGGGCGACGAGAAATCTGGCTTCACCTGCAACACCCAGCAGCCGGGTTGCAACAGCGTCTGCTACGACCACTTCTTCCCCATCTCCCACATCCGTCTGTGGGCGCTCCAGCTCATCCTGGTCTCCACTCCCGCCCTGCTGGTAGCAATGCACGTGGCCCACCGCCGCCACGTCGACAAGAGGCTCTACAAACTGTCAGGGCGGAGTAACCCCAAAGACCTAGAGCAGATAAAGACCCAGAAGATGAAGATCACGGGAGCTCTCTGGTGGACATATGTCATCAGCCTGGTGTTCCGTATTATCTTTGAGGTCACCttcatgtatgtgttttatatgaTCTACCCTGGTTACAAGATGATCCGGCTGGTGAAGTGTGACTCGTACCCCTGTCCCAACACAGTTGACTGCTTCGTGTCGAGGCCCACGGAGAAGACCGTCTTCACCGTGTTCATGCTGGCTGTGTCAGGTGTTTGTATTCTGCTCAACATCGCAGAGGTGGTCTTCTTGGTGGGGAAGGCCTGCAGTAAGCATTTGAACAATGCTGGAGATTCGACTATGGGGGCTTGGATCCAACAAAAGCTCTGCTCGTACTAA
- the gjb1a gene encoding connexin 27.5 isoform X2, producing MPLTPPEPDPEPKMNWASFYAVISGVNRHSTGIGRIWLSVLFIFRILVLVVAAESVWGDEKSGFTCNTQQPGCNSVCYDHFFPISHIRLWALQLILVSTPALLVAMHVAHRRHVDKRLYKLSGRSNPKDLEQIKTQKMKITGALWWTYVISLVFRIIFEVTFMYVFYMIYPGYKMIRLVKCDSYPCPNTVDCFVSRPTEKTVFTVFMLAVSGVCILLNIAEVVFLVGKACSKHLNNAGDSTMGAWIQQKLCSY from the exons ATGCCTCTTACACCTCCTGAGCCGG ACCCGGAACCAAAGATGAACTGGGCATCATTTTATGCTGTCATTAGCGGTGTGAACAGACACTCCACTGGCATCGGTCGCATCTGGCTCTCTGTCCTGTTTATTTTCCGTATCCTGGTCCTGGTAGTTGCGGCAGAGAGTGTATGGGGCGACGAGAAATCTGGCTTCACCTGCAACACCCAGCAGCCGGGTTGCAACAGCGTCTGCTACGACCACTTCTTCCCCATCTCCCACATCCGTCTGTGGGCGCTCCAGCTCATCCTGGTCTCCACTCCCGCCCTGCTGGTAGCAATGCACGTGGCCCACCGCCGCCACGTCGACAAGAGGCTCTACAAACTGTCAGGGCGGAGTAACCCCAAAGACCTAGAGCAGATAAAGACCCAGAAGATGAAGATCACGGGAGCTCTCTGGTGGACATATGTCATCAGCCTGGTGTTCCGTATTATCTTTGAGGTCACCttcatgtatgtgttttatatgaTCTACCCTGGTTACAAGATGATCCGGCTGGTGAAGTGTGACTCGTACCCCTGTCCCAACACAGTTGACTGCTTCGTGTCGAGGCCCACGGAGAAGACCGTCTTCACCGTGTTCATGCTGGCTGTGTCAGGTGTTTGTATTCTGCTCAACATCGCAGAGGTGGTCTTCTTGGTGGGGAAGGCCTGCAGTAAGCATTTGAACAATGCTGGAGATTCGACTATGGGGGCTTGGATCCAACAAAAGCTCTGCTCGTACTAA
- the gjb1a gene encoding connexin 27.5 isoform X1: MYCDSSDPPDPPKKQDPEPKMNWASFYAVISGVNRHSTGIGRIWLSVLFIFRILVLVVAAESVWGDEKSGFTCNTQQPGCNSVCYDHFFPISHIRLWALQLILVSTPALLVAMHVAHRRHVDKRLYKLSGRSNPKDLEQIKTQKMKITGALWWTYVISLVFRIIFEVTFMYVFYMIYPGYKMIRLVKCDSYPCPNTVDCFVSRPTEKTVFTVFMLAVSGVCILLNIAEVVFLVGKACSKHLNNAGDSTMGAWIQQKLCSY; the protein is encoded by the coding sequence ACCCGGAACCAAAGATGAACTGGGCATCATTTTATGCTGTCATTAGCGGTGTGAACAGACACTCCACTGGCATCGGTCGCATCTGGCTCTCTGTCCTGTTTATTTTCCGTATCCTGGTCCTGGTAGTTGCGGCAGAGAGTGTATGGGGCGACGAGAAATCTGGCTTCACCTGCAACACCCAGCAGCCGGGTTGCAACAGCGTCTGCTACGACCACTTCTTCCCCATCTCCCACATCCGTCTGTGGGCGCTCCAGCTCATCCTGGTCTCCACTCCCGCCCTGCTGGTAGCAATGCACGTGGCCCACCGCCGCCACGTCGACAAGAGGCTCTACAAACTGTCAGGGCGGAGTAACCCCAAAGACCTAGAGCAGATAAAGACCCAGAAGATGAAGATCACGGGAGCTCTCTGGTGGACATATGTCATCAGCCTGGTGTTCCGTATTATCTTTGAGGTCACCttcatgtatgtgttttatatgaTCTACCCTGGTTACAAGATGATCCGGCTGGTGAAGTGTGACTCGTACCCCTGTCCCAACACAGTTGACTGCTTCGTGTCGAGGCCCACGGAGAAGACCGTCTTCACCGTGTTCATGCTGGCTGTGTCAGGTGTTTGTATTCTGCTCAACATCGCAGAGGTGGTCTTCTTGGTGGGGAAGGCCTGCAGTAAGCATTTGAACAATGCTGGAGATTCGACTATGGGGGCTTGGATCCAACAAAAGCTCTGCTCGTACTAA